The genomic region TGGCTACTTGCGTAGGGACCTATGTTTTGGGAAAGATGATATTTAGCCGGAGGATCGGGCTTTTGTCAGCTTTGATCATTGGCTTGTCACCTTTCCACCTCTGGTATGCTCAGGAAGCCAGGAATTACAGCCTGGTAACTTTTTTGGGAATATTTTCTTCTTATTTATTTTTTCGGGCTCTTAATGAGAGAAAAACAATATTTTGGGTTTACTTTGTAGTAATTTCTTTGCTTGGCGTGTACACAAACTACTTTTATTTGTTTTTGTTGTTTTTTCAAGGGGTCTATTTTGTTTGCTTCCGGGGGGTCAGATTCAAGCTTAAAGAAATATGGCCTTTTTTAATAGTTCTTGCCGGATTTATGTTTTATTTTCCGGGATTTATCAGTAAGTTTGCTTTTGTAAAATTAGGTTTTTGGGTGCCTAAGCCAGAGCTTGGGGCACTACTTATTAGTTTTGAGAATTTTCTTTTGGGTTATAGCGGAAACAGATTTTTTTATCTAGTGGCTAGTTTAATAACTTTAGTTTGTATTGGTGCGTTATTATATAAAGTAATAAAGGATAAGGCTATTTGCCAGGGGGTATTTTTTTGTTTTTGTTTATCGTTTGCTCCGATATTATTGATATTTTTGTTTTCCAGTATTTTTTTCTCAATTTATTTAGATCGGGGCCTGATGTTGTTCAGTCCTTATTTTTATATTCTTCTTTCTTTGGGATTGTTTTATTTGGTTCGACGCTGGAGAATCATTGTTTTTATTTCTCTTGTTTTTTTACAGATAGTTGCTATTTTCGGATTTTATCAGGATCGGATGTATCCGCCGCTTAAGCATCATATCGGAACTTATCTTAAAAAACCGGTTAAACCGGCCATAACTTTTCTTGAGGACAATGTCCGAGAGGGTGATATTGTTGCTTATACTAATCCTTCGGCCATACGTTCTATGGAATATTATAGCCAGCGGAGATTAGCTGATTTTTATATGTTTTTTGATCCGAGCTTGTCGGAATCATCTTGGCAAAGGCCTATCCAGGAAACAGCCACTATAGTTCCATATAATAAAATAAGAGGCTTACCTGCTGAACGTATTTGGGTTATTTTTAATGATTGGGGTAGAACCGGTGGCTTGGATGAACATTCAAAAATAGTAAAGGATTGGATGGATGAAAATCTTACCTTGAAAACTTCCCGGGAATTTGATGGCTTGTGGGTATTGGAGTATACAAAGAAAGTCATTAGCCCATAGTAGGCCTGTGTTTTGTTGATGATTTAGCTGGGGTTATGATAAAATATGTAGACTAATGAGAATTACTGTATTAAACGAGACTCATTTACAGCAAAAGCTTAACCGAAAACAATGAAAGCCTTATCTAGCAAGAAGCATTTTATAGTAATTTCATTGATAATGATTTTGTCTTTTCATTTTATAAATAACTTTATATGGCTGGCAATTGACGATACTCCGGACGGGGTTGACACTGCTTGGCATTTGATAGAGGCCGCAAAATTCCAGATATTGTTTAGGGGGATATCAGAATCCAAACAATCGTTATTTAGTAAGATAAAACAAATGTTTTATACGTTTAGAGAAGGGAGCGGCCATATAGCTTGGCCGCCACTTATCTATCTTATTTCTTGGTTATTGGTCCCTTCTCACTTTTCGCTTTTTTCAATCAGGCTGTATGTAGATTTTTTATTTTTTTCCTTGTTGATAATTTCTGTATATTTTTTAGGGAAGAAGATTTTTAACAAAAAGACTGGTTTGCTGGCTGCTTTTTTGATAAGTTTTTATCCTTCTGTTTATTTTTCTTCTCGGCAATTTGGACTAGACCTACCGTTGACAACTTTCACGGCTTTGTGTACTTGTTTTATTTTGTATTCTGAGAGTTTTTCCCGGAGAGGCTACTCTTTGTTGTTTGGCTTAAGTCTGGGCCTCGCGACTTGGGCTAAGCTGCAGATAGCTTTTTTCCTGCTGGTGCCATTATGCTGGGAAACTTTTAAAATATTTTCTAAAGCTGTGGAAAAAAAATCCAAATCATTGTTTAACTTGATTCTTAGCTTGGCGG from Candidatus Omnitrophota bacterium harbors:
- a CDS encoding glycosyltransferase family 39 protein, which codes for MKTENGITNRRDFWIKISLFFFALFLLRVYGLSRHEFWYDEIYSVDFARSPLLSWNAPLYWIIIHFWSKLFGLSEFSLRFPSAIFSLATCVGTYVLGKMIFSRRIGLLSALIIGLSPFHLWYAQEARNYSLVTFLGIFSSYLFFRALNERKTIFWVYFVVISLLGVYTNYFYLFLLFFQGVYFVCFRGVRFKLKEIWPFLIVLAGFMFYFPGFISKFAFVKLGFWVPKPELGALLISFENFLLGYSGNRFFYLVASLITLVCIGALLYKVIKDKAICQGVFFCFCLSFAPILLIFLFSSIFFSIYLDRGLMLFSPYFYILLSLGLFYLVRRWRIIVFISLVFLQIVAIFGFYQDRMYPPLKHHIGTYLKKPVKPAITFLEDNVREGDIVAYTNPSAIRSMEYYSQRRLADFYMFFDPSLSESSWQRPIQETATIVPYNKIRGLPAERIWVIFNDWGRTGGLDEHSKIVKDWMDENLTLKTSREFDGLWVLEYTKKVISP